Proteins co-encoded in one Papaver somniferum cultivar HN1 chromosome 5, ASM357369v1, whole genome shotgun sequence genomic window:
- the LOC113282431 gene encoding peptide deformylase 1B, chloroplastic/mitochondrial-like: MASTNLLQSSSISCTLLPHLSRHISHSTNLRLYHSSSSSNNQSLSFKTLKGTPLLDVSAHAKRRFTSKEVEVASPSDLLFESPLKIVEYPDPILRAANRKIDTFDDNLKKLADEMFDIMYKTDGIGLSAPQVGINVQLMVFNPEGERGIGDEIVLVNPRISKVSQKKVHFEEGCLSFPGIYADVERPESVKIDARDISGERFTISLSKLPARIFQHEFDHLEGTLFFDRMTEDVIDSIRAQLQALEKKYEDKTGVPSPEKVDNRRRLRVVAGFGQS; the protein is encoded by the exons ATGGCTTCTACTAACTTACTTCAATCTTCATCTATATCCTGCACACTCCTCCCTCACCTCTCACGACACATTTCTCACTCCACCAACTTACGCCTCTACCACTCTTCTTCGTCTTCCAATAATCAATCCCTCTCATTTAAAACCCTAAAAGGAACTCCATTATTGGATGTTTCAGCGCACGCCAAACGTAGGTTTACATCTAAAGAAGTCGAAGTAGCTTCACCCTCTGATCTCTTATTTGAGTCACCACTCAAAATTGTTGAATACCCAGATCCAATTTTAAGAGCAGCGAATAGGAAAATCGATACGTTTGATGATAATTTAAAGAAATTAGCAGATGAGATGTTTGATATTATGTACAA AACTGATGGTATTGGGCTTTCGGCGCCTCAAGTTGGAATTAATGTTCAACTTATGGTTTTTAATCCGGAAGGGGAACGTGGTATTGGCGATGAAATTGTTCTTGTAAATCCAAGAATTAGTAAAGTTTCACAGAAAAAGGTTCATTTTGAAGAAGGTTGCTTATCCTTTCCCGGAATTTACGCAGATGTTGAG AGACCAGAGTCTGTTAAGATCGATGCGCGGGATATTAGTGGTGAAAGATTCACAATTAGCTTATCAAAACTCCCTGCACGGATTTTCCAGCATGAATTTGATCACTTAGAG GGAACTCTCTTTTTTGATAGAATGACCGAAGATGTAATTGATAGTATCCGTGCACAGCTACAG GCCTTAGAAAAGAAGTATGAAGACAAGACTGGGGTTCCAAGCCCCGAGAAGGTTGACAATCGTAGAAGACTAAGGGTGGTTGCTGGTTTTGGACAATCATGA
- the LOC113282430 gene encoding polygalacturonase At1g48100-like produces the protein MREVNLKHFTFALLVTILVWSSTYQSCNARRGKHWRHSRTTSDSLYKKKYKNHGNSYNHHGGGYKSKSPPKPPVKGYTPVVPPPSYNDDNPTISSTTFNVLQFGAKGDGNTDDTKAFEAAWVAACKVEASTVLVPPNYVFLVGPISFSGPYCRQNIVFQLDGTIIAPTSWKAWGSGLFQWILFSKLNGISVQGKGIIDGRGSLWWKESSQLDESINDESLLVVPITYTTTDKNNSQAVTSSDLFGKMPSIKPTALRFYGNFNATVTGITIQNSPQCHLKFDNCVGVEVFNMNVTSPGNSLNTDGIHLQNSKDVVIHSTNLACGDDCVSVQTGCSNIYIHNVNCGPGHGISIGGLGKDNTKACVSNITVRDVVMHNTTNGVRIKTWQGGSGSVQGVLFSNIQVSEVEFPIVIDQYYCDKRICKNQTSAVALSGINYEKIRGTYTIKSVHFACSDSLPCEGVTLTNIKLEPQQERYRMFNPFCWQTFGELNTPSLPPIDCLQIGKPSSNRIQSDHDSC, from the exons ATGAGAGAAGTTAATCTAAAGCACTTCACATTTGCACTTCTCGTTACAATTCTAGTTTGGTCATCAACTTATCAATCTTGCAATGCAAGAAGAGGCAAACACTGGAGGCATAGCAGAACTACTTCAGATTCTCTGTATAAGAAGAAATATAAGAATCATGGTAACAGTTACAACCACCATGGTGGAGGTTATAAATCAAAATCTCCGCCTAAACCTCCTGTTAAAGGATACACTCCCGTTGTACCACCGCCAAGTTACAATGATGATAATCCAACCATCAGCTCTACAACATTTAATGTGTTACAGTTTGGTGCTAAGGGAGATGGGAACACTGACGACACTAAA GCTTTTGAAGCTGCATGGGTCGCTGCATGTAAGGTGGAGGCATCAACGGTTTTAGTGCCACCTAACTATGTTTTCCTTGTAGGACCCATCTCATTCTCGGGCCCATACTGCCGACAAAACATCGTTTTTCAG TTAGATGGGACGATAATTGCTCCAACGAGCTGGAAAGCTTGGGGTTCGGGGTTGTTTCAGtggattttattttcaaaactgaACGGAATTAGTGTTCAGGGTAAGGGTATCATCGACGGCCGTGGGTCTCTTTGGTGGAAGGAATCGTCCCAATTGGACGAATCAATAAATGATGAATCATTACTGGTTGTACCAATAACCTACACTACTACTGATAAAAATAATTCACAAGCTGTG ACAAGCAGTGATCTCTTTGGAAAAATGCCAAGCATCAAACCAACA GCACTGAGATTCTACGGAAACTTTAATGCAACAGTTACTGGTATAACAATTCAGAACAGCCCGCAGTGCCACCTCAAGTTTGATAACTGTGTTGGAGTTGAGGTCTTCAATATGAATGTCACATCTCCTGGTAACAGCCTCAACACCGATGGAATCCACCTGCAAAATTCGAAAGATGTCGTCATTCACAGCACAAACCTCGCCTGTG GTGATGACTGCGTATCTGTACAAACTGGGTGCTCAAATATATACATTCATAATGTGAACTGTGGACCAGGACATGGAATCAGCATAGGAGGATTAGGAAAGGATAATACCAAAGCCTGTGTCTCGAACATCACTGTTCGTGACGTTGTTATGCACAACACGACTAATGGTGTCAGGATCAAGACATGGCAG GGGGGATCAGGATCTGTTCAAGGCGTTCTATTCTCAAATATACAAGTTTCTGAAGTTGAGTTTCCTATTGTAATTGACCAGTACTATTGTGACAAGAGAATATGCAAGAACCAAACTTCTGCTGTAGCTCTATCAGgaataaattatgaaaaaataAGAGGGACATACACAATTAAGTCAGTGCATTTTGCTTGTAGCGACAGCTTACCATGTGAAGGTGTAACACTAACCAACATCAAACTTGAGCCTCAGCAAGAACGCTACCGGATGTTCAACCCTTTCTGTTGGCAGACCTTTGGAGAGCTGAACACTCCCTCTCTCCCTCCAATCGACTGTTTGCAGATTGGCAAGCCTTCAAGTAACCGGATTCAGTCAGATCATGATTCATGCTGA